From bacterium, one genomic window encodes:
- a CDS encoding alcohol dehydrogenase catalytic domain-containing protein has protein sequence MRAVRCVDGRPTTVEVAPPEGAGVRIKMASAGVCGSDLHMLELGMLNTFTIGHEFAGWLEDGSPVAIEPIHGCGTCEICLAGDYNRCPVTLTDIAGISRDGGMADEILMWPEAVVRLPAGVDARDACLVEPLGIAVHGFRLAGLRGDMRVAVIGGGPIGQTALGVARLAGCEVAISARHDAQKEAAERLGSAPLTDEPYDIVVEAAGTASALADAA, from the coding sequence ATGAGAGCAGTGCGATGCGTCGACGGCCGTCCCACCACCGTGGAGGTGGCCCCTCCTGAGGGCGCGGGAGTGCGGATCAAGATGGCCTCGGCGGGAGTGTGCGGCTCCGATCTGCACATGCTAGAGCTGGGAATGCTCAACACCTTCACCATCGGTCATGAGTTCGCCGGCTGGCTGGAGGACGGCAGCCCGGTGGCCATCGAGCCCATCCACGGCTGCGGCACCTGCGAGATCTGCCTAGCCGGCGACTACAACCGCTGCCCGGTCACCCTGACCGACATCGCTGGCATCTCCCGCGATGGAGGAATGGCCGACGAGATCCTTATGTGGCCCGAAGCCGTTGTGCGGTTGCCCGCGGGAGTGGACGCCCGGGATGCCTGCCTAGTGGAGCCGCTGGGCATCGCGGTACACGGCTTCCGCTTGGCCGGGTTGCGGGGCGACATGCGGGTGGCCGTGATCGGCGGCGGCCCGATCGGCCAGACTGCGCTGGGCGTGGCTCGCCTGGCCGGATGCGAGGTGGCCATCTCTGCTCGCCACGACGCCCAAAAGGAGGCCGCCGAGCGCCTGGGGTCGGCCCCGCTCACCGATGAGCCCTACGACATCGTGGTGGAGGCCGCTGGTACCGCCTCAGCCCTGGCCGATGCGGC